A genomic segment from Neodiprion lecontei isolate iyNeoLeco1 chromosome 1, iyNeoLeco1.1, whole genome shotgun sequence encodes:
- the LOC107220944 gene encoding alpha- and gamma-adaptin-binding protein p34 yields the protein MNLPRVLIASTASGKADEIARDIGAKELDTEDDAVNYYLWDIENKYYKAQVMLCTTDNPLVKIDSESVEALIIYYDGRLENGTNALDEWAPLISSLSEAEVQILAWDSTIQRGNGERVLEWCAQYKFELVDFNRPEAVENPDDSEDENEKHGIDRIVEALHAHTWPNMDLKGCSTLPESGCIDIAEVDEQLQGVHLNGIHSMSQGLQLEHMLEGMMGGENADFGELFGQLLAMKEHAATLPENQRRAAAEELVTAFWKAMGGDPEEIDGLDQ from the exons ATATCGGGGCTAAGGAACTCGACACCGAGGATGATGCTGTCAACTACTACCTCTGGGACATCGAGAACAAATATTACAAGGCGCAGGTTATGCTCTGCACCACCGACAACCCTCTTGTCAAAATTGACTCCGAATCTGTCGAGGCGTTAATCATTTACTACGACGGTCGACTT GAGAATGGAACAAATGCGCTGGACGAATGGGCTCCGCTGATCAGTTCACTTTCCGAGGCTGAAGTACAAATACTCGCTTGGGATTCGACGATCCAAAGAGGAAATGGTGAACGAG TCCTGGAGTGGTGCGCACAGTACAAATTTGAACTCGTCGACTTCAATCGCCCCGAGGCAGTGGAAAATCCAGATGATTCGGAAGATGAAAACGAGAAGCACGGCATTGACAGAATCGTCGAAGCTCTTCATGCTCATACTTGGCCCAACATGGATCTCAAAG GCTGTTCGACGCTACCAGAAAGCGGATGCATCGATATAGCGGAAGTTGACGAACAGTTGCAGGGTGTTCATTTGAACGGGATTCACAGTATGTCCCAGGGTTTGCAGTTAGAGCACATGCTGG AGGGTATGATGGGAGGCGAGAACGCAGATTTCGGCGAACTGTTTGGTCAGTTACTCGCGATGAAGGAGCACGCGGCTACTTTGCCGGAGAATCAGAGGCGGGCAGCGGCGGAGGAACTGGTAACAGCATTCTGGAAAGCGATGGGCGGAGATCCGGAGGAGATAGACGGTCTGGACCAGTGA